AGAGCCCAGCAAGAGCAACTTTTCCGAAAggcttattattttatatatattaatgtttttttatttaatctctctctctatatataaaagatatatctCACTTTTGCTTCTGCtagtattataataaaagtgGGAGACAGATGCATGTTACCACTTAGAAAAAAGAACAGCTTTGAAGAACTTACTGCATAACAAAGATccctcaaaataaataaatattgatcaaCATGCATGCAAGAGTAAGTCAAATGATCTTATTCctcataaataaaactttttggcACTGTTCCACTGTTGATTATGCCAGTATCAGGTGATAAATATTCGAGAAAATCTGAGAGAAATAGTAAATGAACAAAAGCAAAACGCTATTATGAGAACCATGAACTATATGCATTGATTTATCAATGGATTTTACAGCATAATGCGTCGCTGATGACCAGGTTGGAACGGGTTAACATGAAGAAAATACAAAGTCTAGCCAAGGTGATTGGAACTGCAATAACGATTATAGGAGCCATGGTGATGACATTATACAAAGGTCCCATCATTGATTTTATAAAAGCGGGAGGAGGGAGTCACCACAAAGACAACAACGAATCGGCTACAGGCAAACATTGGATCACCGGAACCATAATGCTCCTGATCGGCTGCTGCGGCTATTCAGGCTTCTTCATTCTGCAAGTAAGTTGACAGCAGACTCTCTCTCAACTTATGAACATCaagtgtttatttatttattaatgagttTAATTTCTCCTCAGTCAATCACGATAAGGAAGTATCCGGCAGAGCTGACTCTTACAACTTTGGTGTGCTTAATGGGAGCGGTGGAAGGCACGGCTTTGACACTCGCGATGGAACGGGACATGAATGTGTGGAAAATAGGCTGGGACTCCAGGTTGCTCGCCGTCACTTACTCGGTCTGTAGTGTTAAACTTAATTCCGATCAACCTCAATTATGTATAGtatataaaatactgaattataggtttaatttaaaaacataatcaaattAGGGAGGTAGAAAAACATGTTTGAATTATGCTTCCGAATTTGAAGAACTAAAtcactaaaaattatattataactgATCTTTCGATCCAGAATTCTCCCTTATAATAGTTTTCAATGGAAAAAGCTGTAATGCTATAAAAATATGGTTTTGGAGAAAGAGATCTAGCGTATTTATAAGAGAGATTGTTTTATTAAACTGaagttataattaatattaacatacACAAGGAAATTTTCTAACCGGTAACAAATGTATATAGTAGACAATTGTGTGATAATGTTGATGAATTTTTACGTGAGATTAATAAATCATCAGGGGCTGGTGTGCTCTGGAATTGGATATTATGTACAAGGAGTAGTGAACAAAGAACAAGGGCCAGTGTTTATAGCGGCTTTCAGCCCTTTGGCCATGGTGGTCACTGCAGCTTTAGGGGCCATATTTTTAGCCGAGCAACTCTATCTGGGAAGGtaacaatatattttcattgaaaCGTTTCGATTCTCATTACTATTTCTTACAACTTTTTCATGTATTTCAGCATAATTGGAGCCATTATCATAACAATGGGACTTTACACTTACGTGTGGGGCAAAAGTAAGGATCTTCCAAGCTCATCAGCGCCATCAGTCACAGTTGAGAAAGGTGATCATCAACAATATGAACTTCCTGTTACAAATAAAGTTGACCATGCAGTCGATGGGGCCtgtcaaaattcatccaaatagCACTTCactttagaaaattttttcaaaaaaaagtaatgaaaatgTTCTCTACAGAAACTGATTTTTACCTACTTTATCCTAAGACCATCAGTTGAAAAAAATTTCTGTGCAAGTTTGATGTGTAATCAGTAAGAAAATAGTTGAACAATTACCCTTTTCCATGATCGCAAGGGTTAGCAAAACTTAGGGGAGTATTAAAACTTCTAATATGGAGGTTTGGGTTCGAAACTCTGTCATCCccagttacaaaaaaaaaaagccaccCTTTTCAATGGCTTGCTTTGGGctacttataatatatttgtggAATTTGCATATTATGTTTCATCATCTACAATGATTCTTTGCCATTTCTGGATTATAAAATAGGCCTGGCTAGAAAAGAATCGAATTCTTTTCCTTGTAAATCAACCTATCTGGccataaagaagaaaaaaaaaaactactttaaGCTTAATAGTGaagaatttgaatcaaattctgTTATATGTTTATAGCATATTGAGAAGCAACTGGAAAATAATTTAGAGAATAAAAAATGTggcattcatatatatatatatatatatatatatatatatatatatatatatatatatatatatatgaagaaagAAACATTTTGTGAGTGATATTGATTATTCTCagctaaataattttattctttttttgagtgaagataaaaatcaataacaaaagaCCTCAAAGATTACTAAAACTAATGAAACATtagaacttttaaaataaaagtttaagttcgagtttttgtcatatttgtgaaattttgactCATCTGATATAGTTATTACAAGTCTGATAATTATGAACtgaatttatctatttaacaaATACGAACAAAatctctaattataaaaaaataataataataaataacaggAACGGGTGCCTTGAACCTTTTCTTCTATACAAAGATTAATATTATCCCTTTTAGCGGTTAAATATCAccacaatcaatcaatttttttaaaaattatttctaacaaaataaatttaaatttaaatttaaattattatcctTTAATGTTATTTCTAGGTTGGATTTGATCTTAGTTATTTAACCTTGAATTATAGATTGGATcaaatgaattaaattcaaattcactcACTTTAGGCTTAGAGTCAAAGATTAGAGTCAttctcataaattaattaaattcacgtcaatttaaatatttaaatttaaatttaatttgaattaaatttaaaaataaattatttttgactAATTGAGTTGGAGTCCCAAGTTGACAAATTGGGTCAAATTTGAGCATCTATTTCACAAATTAAGCCAAGTTCAAGTCTTGATTTTAAAATCAAGCTAAATTTTAAGTCTTTATTTACTCAACTCATTGATTTTGAGCCAACCTTGAATTAAATCCAatcttagtttttaaaacaaacGAGGAAGCCCACTTCATAGTTTGCAAGAACAAGCCCATTCAAGTCCAACAAAACACAAGGAACAGAAATGAACCTAGCCatgattattgaaaaaatgCAACCAGCGACCCTGATTGGCCTCTCTCTGTTTTGTCATCGTTGGTTTTTGTAAGCAAAACaacaaacttgatttgattgaGAAGACAAAAATATGGCGATGTGGGTATTTGGGTACGGGTCTCTGATATGGAAAGTTGGGTTTAACTATGATGATCGTGTTGTTGGTTTCATTAAAGGATATCGCCGTGTCTTCTACCAAGGTGCTTCATTTTTATTCCCTTCAATTTATCAGAACGTGAACGCTTAGTTTAACTCTTTATTATGAATAGGCAGTACTGACCACAGAGGAACTCCTGAGAATCCTGGAAGAACGGTCACTTTGGAACCTGCTGACGGTGAAATCTGTGTacgttttcatttttatttttttaaaccccaTTTCTCCTTGTTAGTGTTGCTATTGTCTTAAGATAATCCAAATATCTTAGAAATGGGAAACAGCACTCCAATAATGCGGGACCTTTTATGTTGTTCAATCGTGCATAGTCTCCATGATGTATTGCTCAATTATGGGCCGGTTTTGATTCATTGGATTTATGGGTTATCGACTTATAGTGTGCTTGACTGCAATGATCATAAGTGTTGACTGATTTTAGTTGATGCATCAAAATGTTTCAGTTATGTTGTTTCTAAACAGAAATGATGGGCAACATCTAAGATAGGGGTGATTTGATTATGTGCAAATGCTTTGATGTATCAAATGAGACCAGTTTGTGATAGAGTTATTTGGTTTTGCGAGGTGATAGTGGGGAGCTGCATACAAGATCTCCAAGGAAGAGGACAAAGAAAATGCTATAAATGTATGGTTCATTACTTaaatttcagaattttttttgttgccTTAGGGATCTCTGATCATATGCCTGACAATGTTAAGAATGAAAGATGCCATTTGTCATACTCCATATAAGCCAATGTGATTGTTATCATACTCCATATAAACCAATATGATTGTTGTCACATTCCATATAAACCAATGTCATTGTGCTCTACAGTTTATCGTAGAATTTCTATAAtgatttttaaactatcaatttTGAGTGGCAAAACAGAGATTTTTTTTAGTCCATTGGGAAGTACATTCAGTAGAACTTGAGATTTATTTTACcattatatttcatataaaaatagaCTCGAGTGTTTTTGCCTATATTTTCTGATTTGTTCCTTGCACATGGAAGAGCTTGTATTATTTTTGGCATTGACTCTCTAAGATATACATAATTGTTGCTTGTCTATTTATtccaatttcataaatttttcttGCCTATTATTAGTGCAACATTCAGTACTAATTTTCAAGATTTTACTGAACCCCAGACTAATTACATATTGCCACTTAGTACTATCAGTATGATGAATGAAGCCAAATCTTGGTTGAGAGGctggaaaatttatttttttagctatTGCATCCACCATTTAAAGTTTGCATGGCATTTCATTCTCCCTAAATTCTCAACTATGCCTGATATGTTGCAACCATACATGAATCAGTGTTTTATTTTAACTGAGTTGTAACTCTTTGttgatgtaataaataatttgttcctttctttttctttatgcCTCAGCATTTAGAAGTGCGGGAGAAACAGTATGACCAGAAAGCTTACGTTGATTTCTTCACAGTAAGTTCTAAATGTGAAACTCTATTAGCTTGAAATGCAAATATCGTTCCAAGTTAAAGCAGTCATATAATATCAAgtcaatttgttttttcaggACCCTACAGCCACAACTCCTGCAGTCTCTGGAGTAATGCTGTAAGTGGAAGAAACATCATTAAAGTACTTGACCTATGCATGTTAGATTtccaaaattaaccaaattaatttaCACCATCATTCTGTAGATACATTGCATCTGCAGACAAGAATACTAACCAAAACTATTTGGGGCCTGCATCTATTGAAGATATTGCTAAGTATGTCTCTTTTGCCTCTCTTTCGCTTAACTTTATGCAGTTACATGCATATTCAATTCATCAAGAAACTTTTGAACCTCATGAATGGATGCCAAGTGCATCTTGTTTTTACCTGTGACCTATGGAGCAGAAACAGACACTACATGTTGTTCGGTTAATCCTTTTATGTGATAAGAATCCAAACATAACTTTTCATCAGATCATGATTATTAGTATTTTGGCACGAGCAATGCTATATATACttagttttgaatatattattaagtatcTAGATagtatatcatcatgtaattaggtgtgattttatttttagatcaaaattacttaatcacatgataacacatcatttaaataCTCAGTTAGGCACTCAAAActaggtatacataattttattgttttggcaCAACAATGTTTTATTTGCTCCTCATGTGGCTGGCATTCTGCTAGATAACAGCTGCTGGATTATAGTGGTTGAGAACTCACATATTGGAGGCATTCTTgacgttttctttttttattaaatttttgttgtagACAAATTGTGCAAGCTGAAGGCCCATCAGGACCTAACAGAGACTACCTTTTCCAACTTGAAAAGGCTCTTCTTGAGTTTGGTAAGTATCTTCATGACCCTATGAATTTGTACTGGAGCAGAATTAGCAACATTAAATGTGTTAATTTTCACTTGAAAATGCCCTTGTCGTATACACAGGATGCAAAGACGAGCACGTAATTAATATTGCAAATGAAGTCAGACGCATTGTTTCAGAGTTGGAGCAGCTTTCTACCCAATCTAAATCCTAAAGTCCATTTCCTGTTGAGTGATTTTTCAAGCCATGATCCTCAGGCtgacacattttttttttttcattgataaGGTCCAATCAATGCTGGGGCGACTCATAAACAGTTTCATTCATGTGTCTTATCTTTACATTTTAATCGTTCAAAGCACCTACCCACCGTATTTATCATCATTTGTTTCCtttatattgaataataaatcaGTCTCTTGGATCTAAGATGTATATTAGTTTTTGAGAATAGGACgtttcaaataaaattgttcaaaaaaagaAATGGTCAGAAAAGAGATGccattgttatttattaattaattaattataaattaatcagCACGAGTAGAGCTCATGTTTCCACATGCTATGCTGGTGCAATCCCACCCACCAAATAGATACAAGTATCATTATTAGTGATGGATCCAAACCAACCTTACTCGGATTCAAAATATGAGTCAAAAtataattcagtttaattttatttcaatttaaatttatttagttctaatataaattaaatttgagttaaaatagttaattcaacctatttaaaaagaattcaattcaatttaactcACAAATTAAATAGATggatgattcaatttgaattttactcataactcgattcaaattatattaaataattgttaaacaatattgttttataaataaatcacaaatttaaactatgaatctAGACCATATATTCAAGTCATGAATTTAAACcgtaaattcgaattaaactcaaacaaaaatcaaatcgaACCATTTTCATTTGAATCACTCTTAATATTGACttgacaaattcaaatcaaatttaaaccaatctatttttcattcgaaccaagctcaaactaaaaaatattcaaactcgatttgattcagtttgattcaTATCCACCACTAATCCTTATATCCACAAACAATAAACACAAATTTGTGTACCAAGGACATGGTTATATGCACATAAGTTTGTGTTTATTATctgtacgtataatattattgaaccaTCAAAAGTAAAACATTCAAGAGTACCTCCATACcttttttacatttataattaaatataactcATGATTAAAATGTTTTCATTACTACAGTCTAAACTTAAATCTATTCCGTGGAAGAGGATAGCcttcaaaattactaaattgGCTGTGGTCAAAAACTCCTAATAGGAATAGGTGCCAGTAGGTTCCCCATCAAAGGTCTCCTGTTGCCACATCCagtacaaataattaaaattaacaactaACAATTATTAATACATCTTACACTCGATAAAATATTAAAGCTCCTCTCATCAATCATCTACCAACTCTACCAATGCAGGATTTAATCACTGTTCGAGGACGACTCTGCAAAAGTTGGGTAAAGATCATGTTAGGAAACAAAGTAGGTTTAACATATGTAAGCCAAACCTAAAAATTGAAACTAGAAGCCCAAATCCTTAGCCATAGAAAACCAACAATCACAGGATCCGAGTCTTGTATCCATTTGAGCATAGTGATAACGAATTGCTCCTGATGTAACCAAAAACGGAAAAAAGGTGGGCAGAAACAGATCCTTAAGAAGATTTACCTTCGTTTGCTTCTTCACTCTGGCCATCATcattgttgttttctttatcatcatcatcactctCGCCATCATCAGCATCATCGTCACCGCTGTCTTTATCACTACTATCGCTTACCTCAGGCATTTTGGGCTTTGGTGGAGGCAGAAAACTGGTCGTGGACCTTCTACGTGAACTAGTTACAATGTTACTCGTGTCAATGCCTTCAAGTTCTCTTGctctttcctttctctttttaacTTCCTTTATTTCTAGATATACATAGTTCAAGAAAACAATAACACAGCTAGTCAATCATCTTCCATTGCCCAAGACAGGGTGCATATCAAGCAATTAACAAGAAATAAGAAGATTCCACCCAGCTCCAAACTCCATTGGGAGGGcaaagaaaaattgtttcaGTTTGTAAGACAAAATCTGATCTCCTATttctttataagaaaatttgctCACCCCAAGGAAAATGTGTTCCGGAATGCTATGTGAATAGAGTCTTTAGGCCCTCAACCAGCATCTATTAAttcaatcaacataaattttctaaaagaatTTGGAAACCATATGGCCATTTCAGCTTTACTCCCTATTCTCTTTTAAATAAAGCAATGATAAAACTGGAGTAATGTGGAATTACTTTTCTCGTTCAGGTGAGTTGTAGAGTTAGTTATCCATTATCAACCCTGGTATTCCTCCTCTCTATGAGATGTCACATGACCACTTTTTTACCATACAAGTTACccttttaaagaaatttaaccATTCAATGCTTTTTACAATCTTAGCTCTGTTTTTGGACATGTGAGAATAATTGTCACTAAACCTAAATCATACTTAGCTTGGTTAGCAAAGATTGAGGAAGTAAACAGTCATGCATCTGTCTTACTTTTTCCTTCTATTATTGCTTGAAACGAGTGACAAGAAAACAAACAACTTAACTATCATTATGAATGTCAGCCATCAACAAATACTAAACCACAGACTAACAGGATGCATATCAAAGCTAGGGAATGCAATAAAAATGCCTACCTTTTTCAGAAGGATTTGAAGACAATCCTTCCCTAGAAAGTATACACTCCAGTTCCTTTATTAGTTGAGCTTCACGTTTGTTCTCAGGCAACTGCTTGACCTTTTTGTAAATCGAGGGAGGAACACTGGAAATGAAGTTAACAATGTGAATACATCATCTAGACAACAATGTATGCCCACAAATTATGAGTTAAAGTAGAACCTCATCCCACATGATTTGATAACTGTTTTTAGATGCTCTACGCCTTTTCCATATGCTGGGGTTGAA
This is a stretch of genomic DNA from Mangifera indica cultivar Alphonso chromosome 11, CATAS_Mindica_2.1, whole genome shotgun sequence. It encodes these proteins:
- the LOC123228869 gene encoding gamma-glutamylcyclotransferase 2-3 isoform X1; the encoded protein is MAMWVFGYGSLIWKVGFNYDDRVVGFIKGYRRVFYQGSTDHRGTPENPGRTVTLEPADGEICWGAAYKISKEEDKENAINHLEVREKQYDQKAYVDFFTDPTATTPAVSGVMLYIASADKNTNQNYLGPASIEDIAKQIVQAEGPSGPNRDYLFQLEKALLEFGCKDEHVINIANEVRRIVSELEQLSTQSKS
- the LOC123228869 gene encoding gamma-glutamylcyclotransferase 2-3 isoform X2 produces the protein MAMWVFGYGSLIWKVGFNYDDRVVGFIKGYRRVFYQGSTDHRGTPENPGRTVTLEPADGEICWGAAYKISKEEDKENAINHLEVREKQYDQKAYVDFFTDPTATTPAVSGVMLQIVQAEGPSGPNRDYLFQLEKALLEFGCKDEHVINIANEVRRIVSELEQLSTQSKS
- the LOC123229142 gene encoding WAT1-related protein At1g21890-like, which translates into the protein MGNERASSKISKCLQEIKKVKAYLLEVSIQCGYAGMFVITMVSLNHGMSHYVLAVYRHVVATLVIAPFALLLERGRRPKMTLPIFLQIMLLGFLEPVLDQNLYYLGMKYTTATFASATVNLAPAFTFIMAILLRLERVNMKKIQSLAKVIGTAITIIGAMVMTLYKGPIIDFIKAGGGSHHKDNNESATGKHWITGTIMLLIGCCGYSGFFILQSITIRKYPAELTLTTLVCLMGAVEGTALTLAMERDMNVWKIGWDSRLLAVTYSGLVCSGIGYYVQGVVNKEQGPVFIAAFSPLAMVVTAALGAIFLAEQLYLGSIIGAIIITMGLYTYVWGKSKDLPSSSAPSVTVEKGDHQQYELPVTNKVDHAVDGACQNSSK